In one Pseudomonas sp. MM211 genomic region, the following are encoded:
- a CDS encoding energy transducer TonB has product MNAAATPPDLTASGVRPADRLGFTLFLAAVLHAALILGVGFTFIEPGQISKTLEITLSTFKSDEKPKEADFLAQDNQQGSGTLEKKAAPTTTEQAQFQDTEVRKVTPAAAPPPPAVEPQAPKAAVTTKAPQAQKAPAKREESKPTPPAPTAPAFDSAQLSAEIASLEAELSNEVQQYAKRPKIHRINAASTMRDKGAWYKDEWRKKVERVGNLNYPDDARRQQIHGSLRLLVSINRDGSLYEVLVLESSGQQVLDQAAMRIVRLAAPYAPFTGDLADIDRLEIIRTWRFERGDRLSSN; this is encoded by the coding sequence ATGAACGCAGCAGCCACCCCACCCGATCTCACCGCCTCCGGCGTTCGCCCGGCGGATCGCCTGGGGTTCACCCTGTTCCTCGCGGCCGTGCTGCATGCAGCGCTGATCCTCGGCGTGGGTTTCACCTTCATCGAACCCGGGCAGATCAGCAAAACCCTGGAAATCACCCTGTCCACCTTCAAAAGCGATGAAAAGCCCAAGGAAGCGGACTTCCTCGCCCAGGACAACCAGCAGGGCAGCGGCACCCTGGAGAAAAAGGCAGCGCCCACCACCACCGAACAGGCGCAGTTCCAGGACACCGAAGTACGCAAAGTGACGCCTGCGGCGGCTCCACCACCGCCGGCTGTCGAACCGCAAGCGCCAAAGGCAGCCGTAACCACCAAAGCACCTCAGGCCCAAAAAGCGCCCGCCAAACGTGAGGAAAGCAAACCCACGCCGCCGGCACCTACGGCCCCCGCCTTCGACAGCGCTCAGCTTTCTGCCGAAATCGCCAGCCTGGAGGCAGAGCTATCCAACGAAGTGCAGCAGTATGCCAAACGGCCGAAGATCCACCGCATCAACGCCGCCTCGACCATGCGCGACAAGGGCGCCTGGTACAAGGACGAATGGCGCAAGAAGGTCGAGCGTGTCGGCAACCTCAATTACCCGGACGATGCGCGGCGCCAGCAGATCCACGGCAGCCTGAGGCTGCTGGTATCGATAAACCGCGACGGTAGTTTGTATGAGGTGCTGGTGCTGGAGTCATCAGGCCAGCAGGTGCTCGACCAGGCTGCCATGCGCATCGTTCGCCTGGCTGCGCCTTACGCGCCATTTACCGGCGACCTGGCCGACATCGATCGCCTGGAAATCATCCGTACCTGGCGCTTCGAGCGCGGCGACCGCCTGTCGAGCAACTGA